The sequence below is a genomic window from Pelmatolapia mariae isolate MD_Pm_ZW linkage group LG9, Pm_UMD_F_2, whole genome shotgun sequence.
gtctggattaaagaatgttagctaccgctcaccgctcgtctgcaggctttatttaagtggaaaaaacttccacaacaagtCACAATAAGCCTTCAGTACCTTAGTTAAAGCAATGGTCCAAGGCCAGAAACAAAGGTAATAATACTCAGGAAAAACATTTGCATCCTGAATTAACTGCATTCAACTCATTTAAAATGGCCTTAAATTCAATCAAACCCTAAGTTTCCTGCACATTCTGCAGCTTATTCTAGGAGGAAGGAGCAGCAAGTTTGAAATTCAGTGCAAACCTTTGAGACAAATAGAGGACATTAACTTTGCGCACTCTTTGGATATTTACCATCAGCAGGAAGCTGGTAGTTGTTATATTCTGGGAAATAATCCTCCAGCTTCGACTTTCCAGCCAGAATCTTCTCAGCAAGAACATCCTGTTTGTTCAGGAAGAGGATCACTGAAATAGTCTTCAGGAACCTacggccaatcagagaacagGACAGTCAACTACAAGTACTCAGTTGGTAGGGAGGGTTaaaggcagccaatcagagagtaATTAGAGCAACTTCAGCCAGTCAGAGAACCTGTTGGTCCAGATAGATCTGAAGAGGTCCAGAGATTCTCGCAGCCGATTGGTGGAGTTGTCCTCGCGGATCACCATGTTGTAGCTGCTGCTCGCTGCCACAAAGATGATGGCGGTCACATCTGGACgcaagtgcacacacacatcaaactcCCTGCTGCTTTCAGGCtcaatcgataaagaatcgttTTTTTCCTCACCGTTGAAGCACTGAATCCACTTCCTGCGTTCGTCCCGCTGTCCTCCTACATCAAAcatgctgacacacacaaacacggttagagctgtctgtcagcagcagtgttgggaaggttactttaaAAACTTATTCCACTACAGactacatgccccaaaatgtagtttgtaactTATTCTGTTACATTACTCAGAGTAACGCATTTTGAATAGTACATGAATgaactattgctgtgtgatttattactattactgaaggttactctccataccaataccaactctatgtttaaatcttaatataaatgagtaacagtaggtggacattaggtaaggctgcactttttgcagcgatctcgtatagaaaactattccacgCGTGTTTAAAACAGGTCCgcagctccgaaccgtagtaaagggacctctggctaatacgtcgggttcatgTGGGGCCTGGGACACTCTACCTATTGCcctcatattaaaaaaaattttgaaCAATAATTTCAAAaaattttaagattaggcttaaaactttcctttttgctaaaacatGTATAGTatttagggctggaccaggtgaacctgaaatcctcccttagttatgctgcagaaggtgtaggctgctgggggattcccatgatgcactgggtgtttcttcttcacccactatgtgttaatagacctctctgcattgaatcatacctgttattaatctctgtctctcttccacagcatgtctttatcctgtcttccttctctcacaccaaccaatcacagcagatggccccgcccctccctgagcctggttctgccagaggtttcttcctgttaagagtttttccttcccactgtcgccaaagggttcgttgttgggtttttcctctgtattttctatgtattattttaggctctaccttacaatataaagcgccttgaggtgactgttgttgtgatttggtgctgtataaataaaattgaattgaaaaatatttcttcacctCATTATGTGggctgcaagtagaggtgacatgggccgcgagattgagccacaggcattagagcctcttaatgcgtgttttgtttgggtttccactggtgtggaattaccaaaaatagagagaccATAGCCTaatatatgaaacaggaaaaaaccgctgtgtaatccatttatttcaacaaactgtattctgaataccaccttttaaacggtaactgtaatggaatagagttactcatattttgtattttaatacgtaacgccggtacatgtattccattactccccaacactggacaGCAGTGCATTGTGGGTGATCCGGTTATTCATCGGTGATCTACAATCAGGTTCTCTGATGGGGCTTACGGTTTTCTTTAGGAACAGGAAGTAATTTCCTGTCCGAGAAACTGTTCTGCAGGTCGTTCCACTCACTGGAAGTTGACTTTGTCCACCTGAAACCTGGTTTCAAAAATCCCAGAAGTCAGAACTCTGCAGCGCAGCAGGTCCTGCAGGAGGAGAACAGCGAGTCAGCAACAGGTGAGTCATGCTGGGTGCTGCTGTCTGATTGGCTGGTTCGTTACCTGGTCGGTGGGTGAGTAATCGGGCCTCCGGACGGAGTCCAGCCGATTCAGGAAGCTGAAACACAGGatgagatgatgatgattagaAGCTGTACAGCAGTGTTGTGATTGGTCCACTGAGATtgcagagtgtgtgctggtttGTATGTCTTTATGAGGACAGAGTGCTACATCGCTCTGCATCCTCTGTTCTCTTTGCAGTGGCAGTGCAGTAGCACTCAGCTGTGGCCTATGTTTGATTGTCAACTGACTACACCTGCCAATGGGATGCCTGAGAATCTTTGGGTTACCAAATGATACAGCTAACTTCTTTTGtaatttaacctcttaagccccaagggggtttctgagcttcctgctcgaaaatgcAATGCCTAAattaaattgattatttctctgcaattacaaactctgtccttacaatcttggtatcaaaatgaAGCTAACACTTGGGACATttaatcagaggtgtaaatattaaagcagatattactctgtcaaagttactgagactggaacacagaaaaagtaagtagattttattctcgcctaatttttttttgtaatttttagcatataacccttttaaaaatatgcctcagATCATATTTGGTTCCAGAAATCCAGTAACCAACAAATAAGCataatctgtgcaaagatttgtgtttctaaagtaaaacagtgaaaaactacagccctgtcaatacatgaatatccagacgttgtacaaaaatgtccaattttggcacacaattggacaccatgccagttaatttttttaggtattaaagagcagaaattaataaattttattaacaggcctaaaaatgctttttttaaaaaatatatttttgaagaattaaccacacatttacatggtaatggcccTTTTCTGCCGTGCGCATAGAGCGCttcattggcctctggccctttaaactctgaggggctgtaactttggtttcttttggtcaatttgcatgattgacacctctttttaatcgttttagcCAATAGATTCAaagtaacgatgccacgttcacgtcacttcaaccaatcagacgttgtaatgccaaaacccacgtgtgtccaaatttactgcatgtgacgtctgtccagtcacgtgtctgtaggtgggtctaaaatggaggttgttgacggaagATGGCTCTGATGCACCTAGGTAGGCATGGTAAATAACAGCAATCATGTGgttaccggctaccggcgaaaataacggaggaaatcgggacggtaagccaatttctgtgttagcgcatttgcgccgctgtgtgtttttgtggtcttcttttgcggctaatTCAGTGAATTCTGGTCTGatcgtggtgaaacttggtgtgtggaGTCAGTGATAGCTCTGGGAGCTAACCAGCCTATTTTTAACCGCttacatgaagtctgaagaatttctggttcggttttgtgtgtttagcggacttctgcgcatttacgtaactgctcgtttaatcgcggcttgttttcggtgtgtttggtggttgtagaaatggtttatatgacattttagctgagattctgaggtttctgtggataccacacatgtctggatttatatttctcaaccggcgttataaccgattaaacgtgatctcctcctttttgcccccaatgccgggggcgtggggcttaagaggttaaagtcAAACCCATGCTTCTTGAAGCTCTGGTCTCAGTCTCCACATTTATGCTTTTGAACCAAGATGTAACAAGAGTGAGGGTCAGAAGCGGTATCTGTGCTGAGGTGTGCCAGTGCCCTGGGTGTAATGAAGGCCCTCACAAAGACTGGAacatgtgaatgtgagtgtctTACTACTGAGCGCAGTCAATCAGCTGATATTCATTGGCACGCTCAAAGCACGCCTTCACACCGTCGTCCTCCCACAGCTTCTGAGCATGCTCAAAGAACTCCTGAAAGATCAAAAGTTTAGCTTTGAAGTTTCCTGTCGAAGCATGATTGTGAATCCCATCAGCATAtctgcagggaaaaaaaaggggcATAGACAACGAGGAAGAGACGGCACACTTTTTGGAGATGTTTTTTCCTCACATCATCTGACTGACTGGATGACTTCATATCAGAAGTGAGGAAAAGCAAAGTCAAATGTGATGGAGACCGTAACGTGgagatttatttttcctgtgGACATGCTGATAGATGTTAGCATGATTGTGTTTCAGTAGGAAACATGTTTGTGCTGTGTAATAACCTGTGATGCTGTAAACTGTTTGGTTGTGTTAGCATAAAGTAGCACTGATCGCTGATCATCTGCTTTGCCGAGCTGATTGGCTCGATACACCTGGTGTTGCAGGGAAAAGCTGGAGTGTCGGACTCCAGCTGGTCGGTCTGGTGACTCAAACAGGCTCTCCACCTCCACACTCCTCGTATATAATGTGCTTTACAAACACCAACCTCACAGCTAACAGCTGTTTCAGTGCAGCACTTCCTGCTACAGACAGACAGTAAAGAGGACAGTCTTTCCTGGTTTAACATGAACTCACTGCTGCAGCACTAAAGTGATCCCATCACACTGAAACCTTGATCCAGTTTGGGACACAAAGGcagtttttcattcattttcatgtatttgccATTCAAACCTAGGCTTCTTGTCTGTGCAGTAGAACGTCACAGCTCTGTAACCCTCCGGTCACACTGGTATGTCAGTGGGCAGATGCTGTTAAACATGAACTCACAGGTAGTtgattttatcatttaaaaatcctgtggtgctgactgaaGGCTGGCTGAACAGACCTCGTGTTGCTGGATATTACAGTAGCGTCCACACCTACTGACGAGGAGCTGTGATTGCCACAGTTTAATACTTTCAGGGCAGCTGACACGTTGGCAGGGCGATGTCGGCTGACTGGACAGCAGTGACTGTGCCGTGAAGCGTGTGAGAGTGAAGCAACGCAGGAAGACATTTGTTTTGAGTCTCCGAGTCCTCCGAGACTCCGCTGTTTGGATAATGAGGCCTCAGGTGACTCCCTGAGGTAGGTGTGTGCGCGCGGCTGAGGTGAAGCCGTTACATCATATCATTAAcatcattaaaacaaacaagattTAAAGCAGGTCTCCTGGTGCTGCTTTAAAGGTGCAGCTCACCTGTAAACAGGTAAGTCTTCTCTTAGCTGCTGACGACTGCAGACAGCTGAGCTGCCTGTATGTGTGTCACACCTTGGTCTCACCTGTCCCTGCAGGAAGTGCTGACCATTGGTCATGAGGTGGCAATACGGACGTGTTGGAATAACttcatttatatttctgtgaTGGCTGGAAACTTAAACACAAACTGATCTTTACACAGAGTGGTGAAGAAAATCATTTTGACAACTTCACACAACAATCACACCCCAGTGATGTCACCCACTTCAAATCCACCAGCGTCaacctttaaaacaaaaaataaacacctTTAACAACTCCTTTCTTCCAGCCAGTCAAACGTTCACACGCCACACGACCTCCGACCGTCATGTGATGCGTCTGATTTCCTGCAGGACTGAAAGAAACTAGCCTGTTTCTGCTCGCTGCGCCAGCTTTACAGGTAAGCAgcctcacctgtgtgtgtgtgtgtgtgtgttacctcggTGTATTCAAAGTCAGACAGAGGACCGATGCTCCTGATGTAGTCCGCTCTGAACTGGTTACCAGGGTTACCCAGGGGAATGGGCGGAGCCAGAATAGTCATAGCTGACACAATTGTctaacagacacaaacacacacacagatttgctCCAGCTGTCCGTCACCACCTGTGATTAACCTCCACCTGGACattgtttttcaaatgtttgaACCAATTACTGAGGTTCTGTGTTTGCCGTCATGTCACCCACCACGATGGCGTCCTTCACGTTCTTCCTGATGTCCTGAACCTTTTGCTGCTTCTCCCTGAAAGACCAACATGAAAAGTGGCTCAGGTAAAAGATCCTGATGCCTCAAGAGTCTGAACATGTTCAGCTGCAGTTTGTTTAGTCCTCAGTCTCCATCTAcaccaggggtgtcgaactccaggcctcgagggccggtgtcctgcaggttttagatgtttccttgatccaacacagctgattcaaatggctaaattacctcctcaacatgtcttgaagttctccagaggcctggtaatgaattaatcatttcattcaggtgtgttgacccagggtgagatctaaaacctgcaggacaccggccctcgaggcctggagtttgacacccctgatctacacCCAGCCTCTTGTCATTAAAGCTACACTCCACAAGATAAACCTTTATTCCAATTCAAGAAAGTGCATGAAGTTTTCACAGCCGACCTTCATGTGCTTTGTGGTGTGGAAACAGCATTTGACCACATTCCACAGGGTGTCCTGTGTCCTGCTGAGGGTGCATCAGTAGTGTAGGGTTAACTGTGGATTATCCAGTCCCTGTAACATATGTTTGCCTTACTAGCTATGTTCTATGTCCTATTCATTCTTGGTGGGCTCTGCCAGACTCGCCTTTTGTCAATCTGTTCATAACCTTAATGGATAGAACTTCGTGGCGTATCCAAGTGATGGAGGATCTACTTTGATCACCTCTCTGCACTTTGTGGATTATGTGATTCTTTTAGCACAGGGTGCTTTGGTAAAGCAGTGGGAATGAGAAATCCAACCTCTGATTCTCAGACAGAAAAGGGTGCAGTGTCTACTGCACATGAGGGGCAGAGTGCCTAAAAGTCACACACGCACTACTGACTCAATAACAGCAGAGTTTCAATCTAgcctggcattaacatcagcacaaagacTGAGCCAGAAGCTTCATGGCGTAGGTTTCCATGAGCCAACACCTACTGGTTATGTGATCTGGATGGCCGACTATTTTTCTCCATAGAGTGTAGTTTAATACACTGATGTATGCATGCGTGTACGAGTGTGTATGTGCTAATGGCTTTAATAAACTCACTCAGCATTAAAGCCGTCCACATGAAGAATCCTCATCTGTTTGACAATGGTGCTTTTACCCGATTCTCCTGCACCTacagacagatggacagatGCTATCCTTACAGTCAACATGGTCTTCATCACACATAATATTCAGAAAGCTGAGCCAGGTTTTTAGTAGATAAAATGAGTGGTTGCTTTTTTCTTGCTATATCACCTACTGGTGTAAACGCATGGAGTCTCATAGCTTTCATGGGTGACGAGCTCAAGAGCTAAAGTCTGATTAGAGATATCAAGTATTGTCATAATTTATTGTTGGGTAACTAAATGTTGTGAGTTTGGCTAAAgttcaaaatattatttaaGCTTTGTCAGAGGACCCAAAGTCTAGTCACATGATGGTGCTACTGTGACAGATTCTGAAAGCCTAATATGGCCTTATTGTGCCCCACATTTGGAACCACTTTTTAAAGTTAATTCTGAAATtgctaaaacaaaaataaactgaaagagACGGCGGCATCTCACCCAGCAGTAAGAGTCTGTGTGTAGCTTTGTACGTCTGtcgctccctctgcagctgcttCTCGATCTTCTTATTTGCTTCTCTCTTTGCCTTTTCATCCAGTCGTTCTTCATCCGTTTTGCCGCCCAGACAGCCCATCTCAACTGGAACCATAGAAACCAGTAAGAACCTGACAGAGACCCACCACACAgcgcatctttgtttttttaatgcgtGTAAAATTCTTGAGCCATccctcagttttttttatagctCGACTTCCTTGTGACTTTTAAAGTGCTCTTGAGCAGTTGTTTTTCAGGCTCCTTTAAAGTTCTTCTTTGACTGCTTTTCACTCATGTTTTTGGCTGTTGGCTGTCAACCTGGCACATCGTAGCAGGGCCGGCGTAAGAGGGAGAAAAGTCATGACGACTTTAAGGATCTttgacagaaataaaataatgttatttactaacattagttttgttttctttttggcaaGAAGGAATAAATCCAGTTAGCTTCTGGCCCCTTATTTCATGATTTGGTCCAGGAGCACGCCCCCCAGCTGATGCCAAGCAGTAAGATGGTTGGATGGCTCCATTAAAAGTGAAGCCTGAGACACAGACGGGTGCAAATGAAACTCGTAGTGTAGGAAGCTCGAACAGTTTCTTCAGTGTTAGCTAGCTTGCTTCATTCCTAAcaggaaaaatgtttttggtgTGCATTGGCCTGCATGTATTTTGCCACTGCTCAAGTGCTTTACTTAAGTACACTTGTACTAAAAAAGTAGATCTATGCTACTCTAGATCTTGGTTTTCAGTATTggagtttttttaaaatagaaatcTGATATCAGTAAATGAAAGTGTTACTGTGGAGAGCATTTGAAGAATGGGTATGATGGATCTGAGTACTTTTACTTTAGATGCTACaagtagtttatttttattaattgaaATGCTGAGTTTAAATTGTAGAAGTTGTTTAACACAAACCAGATTTAAACTCCTTGCAGTCGTGTGTGGACACGGAGCCAAACAACGGAAAGTTTCCTacactggatttgttttttcttcctggaAACATTCTACATGGCAGATCACACACAGCAAAGgatttgtgtatttgtgcttTTACCCTTCTTCACAAATACTTTCTGGACTTCACAGCCTGGTTCATGCCTGTCAGGTCTCtctgtcacactcacactcacgtAGATTTATaacaagcaacaacaaaaacaaaccatagAGGAAAAATGGAAATGCGTTTCAATGGAAAACTAAATCTTAAAAATGTACATAAACAGAGTTTTCACTCTTATAATAAACTGATTGCTGAGATAAACTAAATTCTTACTTTTCCCTAAACAATGTAAATGAGCTGGGTACAGGACCCTAGCACTGATCcagtttaaaaacagcagtcTGAAAGGTACCGACCCGTGATGTCTCAGCAGCTCAGGATCAGTCCGGCCATCAAAGTccacgaagaagaagaaaacagagctgTTGGCCCAGGTCCAGTTTCAGTCCAGTTCAGGCAGACGGAGCCGACTGCTGCTGCTCGGGTGTGTTCTTCTCCGAGTAGTGACACACCTGAGCAGCTCTCTCCCACCTGTCTCCCCTCTAAGGTCTCTAACGGTGCCTCATTAGGCATCTCCCCATCTCCTTGCCTTTGGGGGAtctttgctgtttttcctcTTGTGTCAGTTTGTTGCCTGACGACCAGtggcacagacacaaaaacaaactggtTTCAGGCAGGACTCTGTTGGACCAGAACACTGTCggcattttttcccctcatatttattatgattattaaaacattttgtttgtgtttgttctctggAACAGACATCATTTCCCGAGTGCTCCACCAAGTTTGTTTCCACCTGGTGGATTGGTCAAGTCACTGCAGCCTGTCAAACTTTAACCATGGCAACAAGCTGTTACCAGtaaagacaaataaaatataaacaaataaatgtgtCTTCATGTATCGATTATTGTAACGCTCTCCTTCCTGGGctaccaaagaaaagttttagaggTTTACAGATGGTGCAAAATACAGCTGTTCGCATTTTAACTAAAACTGGAAAATTTGAGCCCATTACCTCTGTATCGAAATCCCTTCATTGGCTACCTTGTCAGGTTCGTGCAGATTTTaaggtcctgctgctcacctacaaggctttaaatGGTTTGGCACCTTCATACCTCTCTGATCTTTTGCACCCTTATGTTCCATCCCGTGCTCTCCGATCTCAGGATTCTGGCCCTTTAAAGGTTCCTAGatccagaaacaaacaaacaaaaaaacaactattggggagcgtgctttttcttttcgtgccccatttttgtggaacaacctccctcaagatattaggcaggcatgctctgtggaggtttttaaagCCAAGTTGAAGATCCACTTGTTCACCCGATCCTACATGTCTTAATTCGCTGtccttttagtttttttttttttttttttttttttttttttaaatagtttttaacttttattacgtTTTTAACTTGCATTGCTATgcatcacttttatttatttatctctttattTTCAAAGAGCTGTACAGGACTTTGTctgaaagcgctttataaataaagtattcTTATTTTCCTTAttcttataaataaaaatgaactcaCTGACTTCggctctttgtttttatttgctgtcTTCAAAGATATTTTGTCCGTATTCTGAGGAGAAACTTAAACACTAAACTTTGTGTTctaacaaaagaatttgaaatgTGTCTCTGAAAGACATCTGCTTCTTTACTGGCTGGATGGATGCTCCATCCCCGCCTCGCCACCCTCTGAAGACTTCAACCTGAGgtgacaaaaaacaaatcctGAAGATTTAAAGAGTCTGAACAAGTTAAAACTAGTCTGAATCAGTTAAGTGtaagatttaaaacaaaattcaaGCTCGACCCTTTCCGTGTGAACAGGTGAAATTGGACTGAcctctgctgttgttcagcGCAGAAGGAGCTGAGTCGCTGCATCTCagactggaaaaaaacaattattttggATCAGGTCTTAAAGATTCAACCTTTGGTTTTGAAGAAGCCACAACTTTTCATCAGCTTGTGTTTTTCTTGGTTGTTCAGGAGATCAAAGACAACACCCACAAATACCCACGGACTGTTTTCACCAGCACCTCCCAGCCAAGGTGTGGAAAAACCATCAAACATAGGTGAAACAAACTGACACTTAAACTGCATCCATACTCAGAGATTTAAAGTCAATGgctgtgtgtgcacacattcTGGGTTCCAGTGCATATACTACAGACTCTCATATTCCTCAAATACTCCTCACTGTCATTAGAAGTAGAGAAAAGTTTCTCGGGCCCTGTCCAGTTCCCCACCACCAGTCCTCATTTGGGCCAGGGTCACTTTAAGTTGCAGTGAGTTGTCACCACATCACCATGAAACGCTTCCATTGTGGATGTAGCTTTAGGCCTGCTTTGCCAATCTCAATGAAGAGCGCActacagatgtgatgtttgctttgagagtgATGGAGAAGTTTAGACCAAGGTCATCTTTGTGGATCAGAGAAAGCAGATGATAGAGTGTCAAGAGAGCAACTTTCAGGAGTGGCAGAGAAATGTGTTTAGATATAAAGTTAAAGAGGCAAGGCAGAGATGGTTTGGAGATGTGCAGAGGAAATATCTTAACTTTGGGGGTTAAGCTGAGGAGAAATGGAAGCTTCCGCATAAATGctaaaaattttaaaagaaattttcAAACTGCAACTTTGCAAATCAGAGGCAGTGATTTAGTACTCAAGTGTTTGAGCATGTACACAGACTGTAGTATTACTGCAGTATGTGTCAGTACCTGGATCTGAGTGGTTAAGGAGTTCAGGTTTGTTGAGTTTTCTTCAAATTGCTTCACCTGATCAGACACACCATTTTCCAGCCTCTGTAGCAGCAATaacctgcaaacacaaacacacagcgcTGCTTAGTCTGCTGTAGCTGTCGTTCTTTCAGTCTGTATTATTCTGTTtttcaattcaactttatttatatagcgccaaatcagaacagtcgcctcaaggtactttatattgtaagttagaccctacaataatagatacagagaaaaacccaacaatcatatgaacccctatgagcaagcactttggcgacagtgggaaggaaaaactcccttttaacaggaagaaacctccggcagaaccaggctcagggaggggcagggccatctgctgtgattggttggggagagagaaggaagacaggataaagacatgctgtggaagagagacagagattaaaaaCAACTGTGATTCaccagagaggtctattaacccatgttgagtgagaaaggtgactggaaaggaaaaactc
It includes:
- the LOC134634580 gene encoding guanine nucleotide-binding protein G(olf) subunit alpha-like encodes the protein MVPVEMGCLGGKTDEERLDEKAKREANKKIEKQLQRERQTYKATHRLLLLGAGESGKSTIVKQMRILHVDGFNAEEKQQKVQDIRKNVKDAIVTIVSAMTILAPPIPLGNPGNQFRADYIRSIGPLSDFEYTEEFFEHAQKLWEDDGVKACFERANEYQLIDCAQYFLNRLDSVRRPDYSPTDQDLLRCRVLTSGIFETRFQVDKVNFHMFDVGGQRDERRKWIQCFNDVTAIIFVAASSSYNMVIREDNSTNRLRESLDLFRSIWTNRFLKTISVILFLNKQDVLAEKILAGKSKLEDYFPEYNNYQLPADAVPDTDEDPKVMRAKFFIRDEFLRISTASGDGKHYCYPHFTCAVDTENIRRVFNDCRDIIQRMHLRQYELL